A window of Agrobacterium tumefaciens contains these coding sequences:
- the fhuF gene encoding siderophore-iron reductase FhuF → MRPIATAAMLLDWRVPLTPADLSIDLSTEGEIVSLGLSDFGRPVRAKSAEDRFAFLVSGNIESLIRAVSEVSGLSRNVLWSNAGNAFEGIARNYARDDRCAGAGVADALELLESPHMADGSRNPLFRPIVYPQADGQPERLRRVCCIRYLIDGLDYCKTCPCPVPVDQSAMP, encoded by the coding sequence ATGAGACCGATCGCAACCGCCGCCATGTTGCTGGATTGGCGCGTACCTCTGACACCGGCAGACTTGAGCATCGACTTAAGCACTGAAGGGGAGATCGTTTCGCTCGGGCTGTCTGATTTCGGTCGCCCTGTTCGAGCCAAGTCCGCTGAGGACCGTTTCGCCTTTTTGGTCAGCGGTAATATCGAAAGCCTTATCCGAGCGGTTTCTGAGGTGAGCGGCCTTTCGCGCAACGTTCTATGGTCAAACGCCGGCAACGCTTTCGAGGGAATCGCGCGCAATTACGCGAGGGACGATCGTTGCGCCGGTGCAGGGGTGGCGGATGCGTTGGAGTTGCTGGAATCGCCTCATATGGCCGATGGCTCGCGCAATCCGCTGTTCAGACCTATCGTCTACCCTCAAGCCGACGGGCAGCCGGAGCGGCTCCGCCGCGTCTGTTGCATCCGGTATCTGATTGATGGACTGGATTACTGCAAGACGTGCCCCTGTCCGGTGCCTGTCGACCAATCTGCAATGCCATGA
- a CDS encoding FAD-containing oxidoreductase, producing the protein MREYDAIFIGAGQSGPFLAARMAAMGRKVILIERKYLGGTCVNAGCMPTKALVASAKTVEVARRASEFGVTINGEPKVHMPAIAARARKVTLDARNGLASWFDSLETMDVLHAQARFTGKKTVTVGGTSYTAPQIFINVGARPHIPDIPGLKDVPYLTSTSVIALEELPRHLIVLGGSYIGLEFAQMYRRFGAEVTVIERGQQLAPKEDADISDAIANILSGDGIKVLMNHNLLSITREEAGVVIRTDQGEVRGSHVLVALGRRPNTDDLGLDLAGIETDRHGFITVDERLQTTAEGVWALGDCNGRGAFTHTSYNDFEIVAANLLDGGNRKVSDRILSYGLYIDPPLGRAGMTESQAKEAGHRITVSTRPMSRVGRAVEKGETLGLLKLVVDADTDRILGAAFLGVGGDEAIYGVLDAINLGATTEELRWAVPIHPTVGELVPTLIGDLSET; encoded by the coding sequence ATGAGGGAGTATGACGCGATCTTCATCGGGGCCGGTCAGTCCGGACCATTCCTCGCCGCCCGCATGGCGGCGATGGGCCGCAAGGTGATCCTGATCGAACGCAAATATCTTGGGGGCACCTGCGTCAACGCCGGATGCATGCCCACCAAGGCGTTGGTCGCGAGCGCCAAGACCGTGGAGGTTGCGCGGCGTGCCTCCGAATTCGGCGTCACCATCAACGGCGAGCCGAAAGTGCACATGCCGGCCATAGCGGCCCGCGCCAGAAAGGTGACTCTTGATGCGAGAAACGGTCTTGCATCCTGGTTTGACAGTCTGGAGACGATGGATGTGCTACACGCCCAAGCCAGATTCACTGGTAAGAAGACCGTGACGGTGGGCGGGACAAGCTATACCGCACCGCAGATTTTCATAAATGTGGGCGCGCGGCCTCACATACCGGATATTCCCGGGTTGAAGGATGTGCCCTATCTCACGAGCACTTCCGTGATCGCGCTTGAGGAATTGCCGAGACACCTAATTGTTCTCGGTGGCAGTTACATCGGACTGGAATTCGCCCAGATGTATCGGCGCTTCGGCGCAGAGGTTACGGTCATCGAGCGAGGGCAGCAACTGGCGCCCAAGGAGGATGCTGATATTTCTGACGCCATCGCCAATATCCTGAGCGGCGATGGCATCAAGGTTCTTATGAACCACAACCTTCTATCCATCACCAGGGAAGAAGCGGGCGTCGTCATAAGGACCGATCAGGGCGAAGTCCGTGGGAGCCATGTCCTGGTCGCCCTCGGACGGCGGCCGAACACGGATGATCTGGGCCTCGATCTTGCTGGCATCGAGACTGACCGGCACGGTTTCATTACGGTGGATGAGCGGTTGCAGACAACCGCAGAAGGCGTTTGGGCCCTTGGGGACTGCAATGGGCGAGGCGCATTCACCCATACGTCCTACAACGATTTCGAGATTGTGGCGGCAAACCTTCTTGATGGCGGCAACCGAAAAGTTTCAGACCGCATCCTCAGTTACGGGCTCTACATTGATCCGCCGCTCGGGCGCGCAGGCATGACGGAGAGTCAGGCAAAGGAAGCCGGGCACCGGATCACGGTCTCCACTCGCCCGATGAGCCGCGTAGGCCGGGCGGTGGAGAAAGGCGAGACGCTCGGCCTCCTGAAACTCGTCGTCGACGCCGACACCGACCGGATACTCGGCGCTGCCTTCCTCGGCGTTGGAGGTGACGAAGCAATCTACGGCGTGCTCGACGCCATCAACCTTGGGGCCACGACTGAAGAACTGCGCTGGGCGGTGCCAATCCATCCCACAGTGGGAGAATTGGTGCCCACTCTCATCGGTGACCTTAGCGAGACCTGA
- a CDS encoding NADP-dependent oxidoreductase, whose translation MTTIKRIVLASRPLAEPSHENFRLEEAELREAAEGDVTVRVLYLSLDPYMRGRMSDAKSYAAPVPVDGIMEGETICEVVKSRHNGFVPGDIVRGRTGWCTGAVINGDLLRKVETHGAPVTTAIGVLGMPGFTAWSGLKFIGKPGQGETVAVAAASGPVGSMVGQLAKLYGARAVGIAGGPDKCAFVKGELGFDSVVDHRSANFVSDLTAASPNGIDVYFENVGGRVWDVVLPLLNQFGRVPVCGLVSQYNGASSSEADRLPATMSAILRQSLLVRGFIQTEFAADHFNDFLAEIGPRVARGEIRYREDVVDGLENAPDAFIGMLKGKNFGKLIVKIDGVVS comes from the coding sequence ATGACGACGATCAAACGCATTGTGCTGGCAAGCCGCCCCTTGGCAGAGCCATCGCATGAAAATTTCCGCCTTGAGGAAGCCGAGTTGCGCGAGGCTGCCGAGGGCGATGTCACGGTCCGCGTTCTCTATCTTTCGCTGGACCCTTACATGCGTGGGCGTATGAGCGACGCCAAATCGTACGCGGCGCCTGTACCCGTTGACGGTATCATGGAGGGCGAGACGATCTGCGAGGTGGTGAAGTCACGGCACAATGGTTTTGTGCCCGGCGACATCGTGCGCGGGCGGACCGGTTGGTGTACAGGGGCGGTGATAAATGGGGACTTGCTACGAAAGGTCGAGACACACGGTGCGCCGGTTACGACCGCGATTGGCGTCCTTGGCATGCCGGGATTTACTGCGTGGAGTGGTCTGAAGTTTATCGGCAAGCCAGGGCAGGGTGAGACGGTTGCAGTCGCAGCAGCCTCTGGGCCCGTTGGTTCGATGGTCGGACAGCTTGCAAAGCTTTACGGGGCGAGGGCAGTTGGTATAGCCGGTGGACCCGACAAATGTGCATTCGTGAAAGGTGAACTTGGCTTCGACAGCGTGGTTGATCATCGCTCGGCGAATTTTGTCAGCGATCTGACCGCGGCCTCCCCAAACGGGATTGATGTCTATTTCGAGAATGTCGGAGGACGCGTCTGGGATGTGGTACTGCCCCTTCTCAACCAGTTCGGCCGCGTTCCCGTTTGCGGCCTCGTTTCTCAATATAACGGCGCAAGCTCGTCGGAGGCAGACCGTCTTCCGGCAACGATGTCGGCGATCCTGAGACAGAGCCTTCTTGTTCGAGGTTTCATCCAGACTGAATTTGCCGCCGATCATTTTAATGACTTTCTCGCGGAGATCGGCCCAAGGGTCGCTCGTGGCGAGATCAGGTACCGGGAGGATGTCGTTGACGGATTGGAGAACGCCCCCGACGCCTTTATCGGCATGCTGAAAGGCAAGAATTTCGGCAAGCTTATCGTCAAAATCGACGGCGTCGTCTCATGA
- a CDS encoding D-2-hydroxyacid dehydrogenase family protein: MKRHIAVLNDYQNVSITSADWSPLNDRAEITVFNDHIADEERLVDRLLPFDAVCVMRERTPLPRRILERLPNLRFIAATGGRNASIDLAAAHDLGIVVSATGANGSGAPELTWALILAAARHVPTEIASFRSGGWQTTVGRDLRGSTLGVIGLGRIGRQMAKVGLAFGMEVIAWSQNLTDEAAEAAGVRRVEKETLLRGSDWVTLHLVLSERTKGIIGQDELALMKPTAWLVNTSRGPLVDEEALITALETESIAGFAVDVFDDEPLPGNHPLRTLGNVIATPHIGFVTENSYRIFYRDTVDNLVAWLNGAPLRVL, translated from the coding sequence ATGAAACGTCATATCGCCGTTCTAAATGATTACCAGAATGTCTCGATCACCAGCGCCGACTGGTCGCCCTTGAACGACCGTGCGGAAATCACGGTCTTCAATGACCATATCGCGGACGAAGAACGCTTGGTTGACCGTCTCTTGCCGTTCGATGCCGTCTGCGTCATGCGCGAACGGACGCCGCTGCCGCGACGGATACTCGAGCGCCTGCCGAACCTGCGGTTCATCGCAGCGACTGGAGGGCGCAACGCCTCAATCGACCTTGCCGCGGCCCATGATCTCGGCATCGTTGTTTCGGCGACCGGCGCAAACGGATCGGGTGCCCCGGAGCTGACCTGGGCACTGATCCTTGCGGCGGCACGCCATGTTCCCACAGAGATCGCCTCGTTTCGTAGCGGGGGCTGGCAAACCACGGTCGGACGCGACCTTCGTGGCAGTACGCTGGGTGTCATCGGTCTGGGCAGGATCGGCCGCCAGATGGCAAAGGTCGGCCTTGCTTTCGGTATGGAGGTGATCGCCTGGAGCCAGAATCTGACGGATGAGGCGGCAGAGGCTGCCGGTGTGAGGCGGGTTGAGAAAGAGACACTTCTTCGCGGGTCCGACTGGGTAACGTTGCATCTTGTCCTGTCGGAGCGGACGAAGGGCATAATCGGTCAGGACGAGCTGGCATTGATGAAGCCAACAGCATGGCTCGTGAATACGTCACGAGGTCCGCTCGTCGATGAAGAAGCTTTGATCACGGCGCTGGAAACCGAGAGCATCGCAGGTTTTGCAGTTGACGTGTTCGATGATGAGCCTTTGCCAGGTAATCATCCGCTTCGGACTTTGGGCAATGTGATCGCGACGCCTCACATTGGGTTTGTCACTGAAAACTCCTACCGGATTTTCTATCGAGATACCGTTGACAATCTCGTCGCATGGCTGAACGGCGCGCCACTGCGGGTGCTGTGA
- a CDS encoding alpha/beta fold hydrolase: protein MGFVTTRDGTEIFYKDWGPKDAQPIVFHHGWPLSSDDWDAQMLFFLSKGYRVVAHDRRGHGRSAQVSEGHDMDHYASDAFAVVEALDLKNAVHIGHSTGGGEVARYVAKHGEPAGRVAKAVLVSAVPPIMVKTEANPEGLPMEVFDGFRSALAANRAQFFRDVPAGPFYGFNRDGATVHEGVIQNWWRQGMMGSAKAHYDGIKAFSETDQTEDLKNISVPTLVLHGEDDQIVPIADSAHKSIKLLKNGTLKTYPGFSHGMLTVNADVLNADLLAFIKG, encoded by the coding sequence ATGGGTTTCGTAACAACCAGAGACGGCACTGAAATTTTCTACAAGGACTGGGGCCCGAAGGATGCCCAGCCGATCGTTTTCCACCACGGCTGGCCGCTCTCTTCCGATGACTGGGATGCGCAGATGCTGTTCTTCCTCTCCAAGGGATATCGCGTCGTCGCCCATGACCGCCGTGGCCACGGCCGCTCGGCGCAGGTCTCGGAAGGTCACGACATGGATCATTATGCTTCCGACGCCTTTGCGGTCGTCGAAGCGCTGGACCTGAAGAACGCCGTCCATATCGGCCATTCCACCGGTGGCGGCGAAGTTGCGCGTTATGTCGCAAAGCATGGTGAGCCCGCCGGCCGTGTCGCCAAGGCCGTTCTCGTTTCCGCCGTACCACCGATCATGGTGAAGACCGAAGCCAATCCGGAAGGCCTGCCGATGGAGGTTTTTGACGGCTTCCGCTCGGCGCTTGCCGCGAACCGCGCGCAGTTCTTCCGCGACGTGCCGGCTGGCCCGTTCTACGGTTTCAACCGCGATGGCGCGACCGTGCATGAAGGCGTGATCCAGAACTGGTGGCGTCAGGGCATGATGGGCAGCGCAAAGGCCCACTACGACGGCATCAAGGCCTTCTCCGAAACCGACCAGACCGAAGACCTGAAGAATATCAGCGTTCCGACGCTGGTGCTACACGGCGAAGACGACCAGATCGTGCCGATCGCCGACTCGGCTCACAAATCGATCAAGCTGCTGAAAAACGGCACCCTGAAGACCTATCCCGGCTTCTCGCACGGCATGCTGACCGTCAATGCCGATGTGCTGAACGCCGACCTGCTTGCCTTTATCAAGGGCTGA
- a CDS encoding GlxA family transcriptional regulator — protein sequence MSYIIAPPSIVMPEKMQSMRSASKWLSSQHALGVTVCSICAGAFVLAETGLINGRRATTHWAFAERLAELFPKIDVSSDNMIIDDGDVITAGGILAWADLGLVLVEKLLGQTVMLETARFLVVDPPRRSQSQYRTFIPRFDHSDKEVRQIQHQFHAAPEVQKSIGELADSVHLSERTLQRRFLRATGLKLTEYLQNVRIMKARQLLETTNGSVESIAWAVGYADPAAFRKIFGRLTGATPNVFRGDVRL from the coding sequence TTGAGCTACATCATCGCGCCACCGAGCATCGTCATGCCTGAAAAGATGCAAAGTATGCGGTCTGCGTCAAAATGGCTTTCATCGCAGCATGCGCTCGGCGTGACTGTCTGCTCGATCTGCGCTGGCGCGTTCGTTCTCGCTGAAACGGGGCTCATCAATGGCCGGCGCGCCACGACCCACTGGGCCTTTGCCGAGAGACTTGCCGAGCTGTTTCCCAAAATAGACGTTTCGTCCGATAACATGATCATCGACGATGGTGACGTAATCACCGCCGGAGGCATTCTGGCCTGGGCCGATCTCGGCCTGGTTCTCGTTGAAAAGCTTCTTGGGCAGACCGTAATGCTGGAGACGGCGCGCTTTCTGGTCGTTGATCCGCCACGGCGCAGCCAGAGCCAATACAGGACTTTCATTCCGCGATTTGATCACAGCGACAAAGAAGTGCGGCAAATCCAGCATCAATTCCACGCGGCGCCAGAGGTGCAAAAATCAATCGGTGAACTGGCAGACAGCGTCCATCTTTCAGAAAGGACGCTTCAGCGTCGCTTTTTACGCGCGACAGGACTGAAGCTGACGGAATATCTCCAGAACGTGCGCATCATGAAGGCGCGGCAATTGCTGGAGACGACGAATGGGTCGGTCGAAAGCATTGCCTGGGCGGTCGGCTATGCGGATCCGGCAGCGTTCCGCAAGATATTTGGCAGGTTAACGGGAGCGACGCCGAACGTTTTTCGCGGCGATGTTCGACTGTGA
- a CDS encoding CocE/NonD family hydrolase: protein MTVRVEEHIWIPMSDGVRLGARLWLPEGAEQSPVPAILEYIPYRKRDGTRGRDEPMHGYFASQGYAAIRVDMRGTGESDGHMADEYLQQEQDDALEVIDWISRQPWCSGNVGMMGKSWGGFNGLQVAARRPPALKAIITAYSTDNRYTDDIHYMGGLLLNDNLWWGTIMLAYQSRPLDPEIVGDEWRDRWLERLDKLPFFPGLWLDHQRYDAYWKHGSVCEDWSAIQCPVLAIGAWADSYTNAVPRLLEKLQVPRRGIIGPWGHIYPQDGVPGPAIGFLQEATRWWDHWLKGKETGVMDEPMLRAFVSDTIEPTGTRTTTQGRWVGEAAWPSPDISTRSLYLGGARDLRDAVSDPAILAIRSPQSHGKAGGEWMATGCPGEHPTDQRLDNGGALVFETALLEDDFDVLGAPVARLRIAADCPVAQISLRLNDVLPDGRTTRVSYQVFNLTHRDSHENPEALEPGRFYDVTIKLNDCGYRFAKGHKLQLAIATAYWPMVWTSPYDATTSISVAESALDLPVRAIDDGKQVRFEPPAHGPLTPMTQIDPGTVRRWTEQDHETGFNTYITEGVGGLFGEGVLRFDEIGTELSHSLRRELRIRDDDPLSARYVLTQTYEIGRNGWRIKIESRTEMRSDERYFYLVGELSAFENGNIVKTRQWDERYERDLI, encoded by the coding sequence GCGGGCGCGACGAGCCGATGCACGGCTATTTCGCCAGCCAGGGCTATGCGGCGATCCGCGTGGATATGCGCGGCACCGGCGAATCCGATGGCCACATGGCAGACGAATATCTGCAGCAGGAACAGGACGACGCCCTGGAAGTGATCGACTGGATTTCCCGCCAGCCATGGTGCAGCGGCAACGTCGGTATGATGGGCAAGAGCTGGGGCGGCTTCAACGGCCTGCAGGTCGCCGCCCGCCGTCCACCGGCGTTGAAAGCCATCATCACTGCTTATTCCACGGACAATCGCTATACGGACGATATCCACTACATGGGTGGGTTGTTGCTGAACGACAATCTGTGGTGGGGCACGATCATGCTTGCCTATCAGAGCCGCCCGCTCGACCCGGAGATCGTCGGCGACGAATGGCGCGATCGCTGGCTTGAGCGGCTGGACAAGCTGCCCTTTTTCCCCGGACTTTGGCTGGATCATCAGCGTTACGACGCCTACTGGAAACACGGTTCGGTCTGCGAAGACTGGAGCGCCATCCAGTGCCCGGTCCTTGCCATCGGCGCGTGGGCGGACAGCTATACCAATGCGGTCCCACGGCTTCTGGAAAAGCTTCAGGTACCCCGTCGCGGCATCATCGGCCCCTGGGGGCACATCTATCCTCAGGATGGCGTACCCGGCCCGGCAATCGGCTTCCTTCAGGAGGCAACGCGCTGGTGGGACCATTGGCTGAAGGGCAAGGAGACCGGCGTCATGGACGAGCCGATGTTGCGCGCCTTCGTTAGCGACACGATCGAGCCGACAGGCACGCGCACGACGACGCAGGGCCGGTGGGTCGGCGAAGCGGCATGGCCTTCACCTGACATCTCGACCCGATCACTCTATCTTGGTGGAGCCCGGGACTTGCGTGACGCGGTGAGTGATCCCGCGATCCTTGCTATCCGTTCACCACAGAGCCATGGCAAAGCGGGCGGCGAATGGATGGCGACCGGGTGCCCGGGCGAACATCCGACCGATCAGCGGCTCGACAATGGGGGCGCGCTGGTTTTCGAAACTGCCTTGCTGGAAGACGATTTCGATGTCCTCGGTGCACCTGTTGCGCGTCTGCGCATTGCCGCAGATTGCCCCGTGGCCCAGATATCGCTGCGCCTCAACGATGTGCTTCCCGACGGTCGCACCACACGCGTCAGCTACCAGGTTTTCAACCTCACCCATCGCGACAGCCATGAGAATCCGGAGGCCTTGGAACCCGGCAGATTTTATGATGTCACAATCAAGCTCAATGATTGTGGGTACCGCTTCGCCAAAGGCCACAAACTGCAACTCGCGATTGCCACGGCCTATTGGCCGATGGTGTGGACATCGCCTTACGATGCGACGACCAGCATTTCAGTTGCGGAAAGCGCGCTCGACCTTCCAGTCCGTGCCATAGATGACGGCAAGCAGGTTCGCTTCGAGCCGCCCGCCCATGGCCCATTGACACCGATGACACAGATCGACCCCGGCACTGTTCGTCGCTGGACGGAACAGGACCACGAAACCGGTTTCAACACCTATATCACGGAAGGTGTGGGTGGCTTGTTCGGCGAGGGTGTGCTGCGCTTTGACGAGATCGGTACCGAACTCAGCCATAGTCTGCGCCGTGAACTGCGCATTCGCGACGACGATCCCCTCTCCGCACGCTACGTGCTCACCCAGACTTACGAAATCGGACGGAACGGGTGGCGGATCAAGATCGAGAGCCGGACTGAAATGCGCTCCGATGAACGATACTTCTATTTAGTCGGAGAACTCTCGGCTTTCGAGAATGGTAATATCGTCAAGACGCGACAATGGGACGAGCGCTACGAACGAGATCTTATCTGA